Proteins encoded within one genomic window of Bacteroides sedimenti:
- a CDS encoding alpha-L-fucosidase, producing the protein MRKLVLATVLLLVCAGSLLAQRTTAKPPKPYGALPSAGQVKWHEMEMYAFIHFSINTFTNKEWGYGDESPTLFNPTDFDADAIASIVKSAGLKGIVLTCKHHDGFCLWPTKTTEHNISKSPWKNGKGDMVKEFSDACKRHGLKFGVYLSPWDRNNKDYGKPEYIKTYRAQYRELLTNYGPVFESWHDGANGGDGYYGGSREARYIDKATYYDWDNTWKILSELHPNAVIFSDIGPGCRWVGNEKGYAKDPCWSTITFEPEDPNQKLCPGISIKNLENGTHNGKQWVPAEVDFSIRPGWFWHESENGKVKTAAQLLDHYFLSVGRGANMILNIPPDRRGHIYETDAASLAEFGRLVKQMFAVNYAKGAIAKASNVRGKSAQYAASQVLDGSRYTYWATDDKVKNADLTLQLKGKKSFNVIKIRENIKLGHRVNKWAVDVMQDGKWQEYASGVAIGSCRLIRGKKVTTDRVRLRIIDADACPCIGEFGLYAEPQTATETPVANKKSENYKKSWKVVSSNQNIKDAALAIDGDSKTFSTLPSGADAALTVDMGAEAAISGFCYVPRQDRSVSGIIDQYVFKVSKDGINWEKAAEGEFSNIKNNPIEQLISFPGTIKARYIQLVPVRTLDGGRATVAELGIVSAIK; encoded by the coding sequence ATGAGAAAATTAGTATTGGCAACAGTATTACTTCTGGTTTGTGCCGGCAGCCTTTTGGCTCAGCGAACAACGGCAAAGCCTCCAAAACCCTATGGCGCTCTTCCCTCTGCAGGTCAGGTAAAATGGCACGAGATGGAGATGTATGCATTCATCCATTTTTCAATAAATACCTTTACCAATAAGGAGTGGGGGTATGGCGATGAAAGCCCTACTCTCTTTAATCCAACCGATTTTGATGCCGATGCCATCGCTTCGATTGTTAAATCGGCAGGACTCAAAGGAATAGTACTCACCTGCAAGCACCATGATGGTTTTTGCCTGTGGCCTACCAAAACTACCGAGCACAATATAAGCAAGAGCCCATGGAAAAACGGCAAGGGGGATATGGTGAAGGAGTTTTCGGATGCCTGCAAACGTCACGGGTTGAAATTCGGCGTTTATCTTTCACCATGGGACCGTAACAATAAGGATTACGGAAAACCAGAATACATAAAGACCTATCGCGCACAGTACCGTGAGTTGCTCACAAACTACGGACCTGTGTTTGAAAGCTGGCACGATGGAGCCAATGGTGGCGACGGCTATTATGGTGGAAGCCGAGAGGCACGCTACATTGACAAGGCAACTTACTACGACTGGGATAACACCTGGAAAATATTAAGTGAGTTGCACCCTAATGCCGTTATTTTTAGCGATATCGGTCCGGGCTGTCGTTGGGTAGGAAATGAAAAAGGATATGCAAAAGACCCCTGTTGGTCTACAATCACCTTCGAACCCGAGGACCCGAATCAGAAACTATGTCCGGGTATCTCGATTAAAAATCTGGAGAATGGCACGCACAATGGCAAGCAATGGGTTCCTGCTGAAGTCGATTTCTCAATTCGTCCGGGGTGGTTCTGGCACGAAAGTGAGAACGGCAAGGTAAAAACAGCCGCGCAACTTCTCGACCACTATTTCTTGTCGGTAGGTAGGGGTGCAAATATGATTCTGAATATTCCGCCCGACCGCCGCGGACATATTTATGAAACGGATGCTGCTTCGTTAGCTGAATTCGGCCGACTGGTTAAGCAGATGTTTGCAGTAAACTATGCCAAGGGGGCAATAGCCAAGGCCAGCAATGTTCGTGGCAAATCGGCTCAGTATGCAGCTTCGCAAGTGCTAGATGGTAGTCGGTATACCTATTGGGCAACCGATGATAAGGTTAAGAATGCCGACCTCACCCTTCAGCTAAAAGGGAAAAAAAGCTTCAACGTCATTAAAATAAGAGAGAATATCAAGCTGGGACATCGCGTAAACAAATGGGCTGTTGATGTAATGCAAGATGGAAAGTGGCAAGAGTATGCAAGTGGCGTTGCCATTGGCTCCTGTCGTTTGATACGAGGCAAGAAAGTTACAACCGATAGGGTTCGCCTGCGCATCATCGATGCCGATGCTTGTCCATGTATTGGCGAATTTGGTCTTTACGCCGAACCTCAGACTGCGACTGAAACGCCTGTTGCCAACAAGAAAAGCGAGAATTACAAGAAGTCCTGGAAAGTTGTTTCTTCCAACCAGAACATAAAAGATGCTGCCTTGGCTATTGATGGCGATTCCAAAACGTTTAGCACCCTTCCTTCAGGGGCTGATGCAGCATTAACTGTTGATATGGGGGCCGAAGCCGCTATATCCGGATTCTGCTATGTTCCTCGTCAGGACCGTTCCGTTTCTGGAATTATAGACCAGTACGTTTTCAAGGTGAGCAAAGATGGTATCAACTGGGAAAAAGCAGCCGAGGGAGAGTTCTCTAACATCAAAAACAATCCTATTGAACAGCTGATTTCATTTCCTGGTACAATCAAAGCAAGGTACATTCAGCTTGTACCCGTTCGTACACTCGACGGTGGTCGGGCCACAGTTGCTGAACTAGGGATTGTTTCGGCAATAAAGTAG
- a CDS encoding DUF4248 domain-containing protein, producing MKNNCTEFRVKAYGKSELAMLYNPHMSVREALRTLTRWMMRNESLYRELEEMGYRKNCKILTPREVEVITRYLGEP from the coding sequence ATGAAGAATAATTGTACGGAATTCAGAGTAAAAGCTTATGGTAAATCAGAGCTGGCGATGCTTTATAATCCGCACATGTCTGTGCGCGAGGCATTGCGTACGCTTACCCGGTGGATGATGCGTAACGAGTCACTCTACAGGGAGCTGGAGGAGATGGGCTACCGAAAGAACTGCAAGATTCTAACGCCGCGCGAAGTGGAGGTTATTACACGCTATCTGGGAGAACCGTGA
- a CDS encoding glycosyl hydrolase family 95 catalytic domain-containing protein encodes MKTQTNLLLPSSIDKKTIYEQEVSYSFIKEDSLKTRIVSNLPQPINDLVFQSLPTVWDEAIPLGNGIIGALIWQKGDNLRIGIDRADLWDLRPVKEFEKSKNYSYRFVCEQIIHKKDLKPVQSLIDDRSRLDPAPTKIPAGGIEFCIKPLGEIEQVRLDVARAVCHIHWKNGVKAQFFIHAADNSGRFIFENLPSELIPLLVVPSYEESTNLDVSMPKSVRPLSSLGYKKGIILHPKKNILVYHQQAWGKVSYEIALTWNTFNSSTLEGSFCVTSKGTWYSESKKAQQLLEQSSHISYKKALQQHVAWWKNYWAQSEISIPDPLLEKQWYLEQYKFGASSRKNAPPISLQAIWTADNGQTPPWRGDFHNDLNTQLSYWPGYSSNHLEESSVFTDWLWKIKDNSKDFTHRFFGVKGLNVPCIATLTGKAIGGWSPYSHSPSTAGWLCHYFYLQWKYSMDKDFLMNRAYPFVKQTAIYFNNISVIGDNGKRKLPLSSSPEINDNRIDAWFTETTNYDLSNIRLTYTVATEMANALGERNEAARWQKLLEEWPQEASDENGLLIAPNYPLKESHRHLSHMLSFHPFGLIDVSKGDTDKALILKSIKHFEDLGPDWWIGYTYAWLANMKARVMDGDGALKNLHIFIKAFCSPNSFHLNGDQTRSGYSRFDYRPFTLEGNFACASAIQEMLMQSHTGVIKLFPALPHNWKDASFKRFRAMGAFLVSAVYQNCSVKEFTVESEKGGLLRMENPYTGELIEKEMKAGEVFRLTAPAGK; translated from the coding sequence ATGAAGACACAGACAAATCTCTTGTTACCCTCATCAATTGATAAAAAAACTATTTACGAACAAGAAGTTAGTTACAGTTTCATTAAAGAGGACTCGCTCAAGACCAGAATCGTCTCCAACTTACCACAACCAATAAATGACTTGGTGTTTCAATCTCTGCCTACAGTGTGGGATGAGGCTATTCCGTTGGGTAATGGCATTATCGGAGCCTTGATATGGCAAAAAGGAGATAATTTACGCATTGGAATTGACCGGGCCGACCTTTGGGATCTACGCCCGGTTAAAGAGTTTGAGAAATCAAAAAACTATTCGTATCGCTTCGTTTGCGAACAAATTATTCACAAGAAAGACCTCAAGCCTGTTCAATCGTTGATCGATGATCGTAGTCGGCTAGATCCTGCCCCCACTAAAATACCGGCCGGAGGAATAGAGTTTTGCATTAAACCACTTGGAGAGATAGAGCAAGTTCGTTTAGACGTAGCCCGGGCGGTATGTCACATTCATTGGAAAAATGGTGTTAAGGCTCAATTCTTTATTCATGCCGCTGACAATTCCGGTCGTTTCATTTTTGAGAACTTACCAAGCGAACTGATTCCTCTGTTGGTAGTACCATCTTACGAAGAAAGTACGAATCTGGATGTTAGTATGCCTAAAAGTGTAAGACCGCTCAGTTCTTTAGGCTATAAAAAAGGAATAATCCTGCACCCTAAAAAGAATATTCTTGTGTACCACCAACAAGCCTGGGGCAAAGTTTCTTACGAAATTGCACTGACTTGGAACACTTTTAATAGCTCAACGTTGGAAGGCTCTTTTTGTGTAACATCAAAGGGCACATGGTATTCTGAGTCCAAGAAAGCACAACAACTATTGGAACAATCATCTCATATTAGCTACAAGAAGGCATTGCAGCAACACGTTGCTTGGTGGAAAAATTATTGGGCGCAATCAGAAATTTCTATTCCCGATCCGCTTTTAGAAAAACAATGGTATTTAGAGCAATACAAATTTGGAGCCTCTTCACGTAAGAATGCACCGCCTATCTCTTTACAGGCTATATGGACGGCAGATAATGGACAAACGCCTCCTTGGAGAGGCGATTTCCACAATGACTTAAACACACAGTTGAGTTACTGGCCTGGATATAGCTCTAATCATTTGGAAGAATCATCTGTTTTTACCGATTGGCTCTGGAAAATCAAAGATAACTCTAAAGATTTTACACATCGTTTCTTTGGCGTTAAAGGTCTTAATGTTCCTTGTATTGCGACACTTACAGGTAAAGCTATTGGTGGATGGAGTCCATACTCTCACTCTCCTTCAACTGCAGGATGGTTGTGTCATTATTTCTATCTGCAATGGAAATATAGCATGGATAAGGACTTCTTAATGAATCGCGCCTATCCGTTTGTAAAACAAACAGCCATTTACTTCAACAATATCTCCGTAATTGGAGACAATGGAAAGCGAAAACTCCCTCTTTCATCTTCGCCAGAAATTAATGATAATCGCATAGATGCTTGGTTTACCGAAACCACCAATTATGATCTGTCTAACATTCGTCTCACATATACCGTGGCAACTGAGATGGCAAATGCGTTAGGTGAAAGAAACGAGGCTGCTCGATGGCAAAAGCTGCTGGAAGAGTGGCCGCAAGAAGCGTCTGATGAAAATGGTCTACTTATCGCCCCCAATTATCCGTTGAAGGAATCGCATCGCCACTTGTCGCACATGCTTTCTTTTCATCCTTTTGGACTTATTGATGTCAGTAAGGGAGATACTGATAAAGCATTGATTCTGAAATCGATTAAACATTTTGAAGATTTGGGTCCGGATTGGTGGATTGGCTATACCTACGCCTGGTTAGCCAATATGAAAGCAAGGGTCATGGATGGAGACGGTGCATTAAAGAACTTGCATATTTTTATTAAGGCTTTTTGCTCGCCAAACAGTTTCCACTTGAACGGCGATCAAACCAGGTCTGGTTATTCCAGATTCGATTATCGCCCGTTCACTTTAGAAGGGAACTTTGCCTGTGCTAGTGCCATACAGGAAATGTTAATGCAAAGCCATACGGGAGTCATCAAGCTATTTCCTGCTTTGCCTCACAATTGGAAAGATGCTTCGTTCAAGAGATTCCGTGCCATGGGAGCTTTTCTTGTATCTGCTGTATATCAGAACTGTTCAGTGAAGGAGTTTACCGTCGAATCAGAAAAGGGTGGTTTGCTGAGAATGGAAAATCCATATACCGGAGAGCTGATCGAGAAAGAAATGAAAGCAGGAGAGGTCTTCAGATTAACTGCACCTGCTGGAAAATAA
- a CDS encoding beta-N-acetylhexosaminidase codes for MKKRLCLSIMAVMAFVAVMAQQPLFPTPASYKSMKSEFGIGSKTLIGGNQKYAAKLASELSLQLKEFFTPTARPNTITLLLNKELGMPEEGYQLTVNADSIILKASSESGLYHGKEALMQLARFGKGKVKCCRIDDSPRYEWRGFMLDESRHFFGKEKVKQLLNIMASLRLNVFHWHLTDEPGWRIEIKKYPKLTQIGAVGNWHDPLAAPTFYTQKEIKEIVAYAAERHIMIIPEFDMPGHATAACRAYPELSGGGEGRWQHFTFHPCKEETYQFISDVLDEIIQLFPSPYVHLGGDEVHFGNQSWFTDPEIQRFIQEKNLVNETGLEHYFIRRAADLLASKGKTMIGWDEIVDAGISPDKAVVMWWRHDQRSQLLKALERGYRVILTPRRPLYGDFIQDGAHKTGRQWDGYNPIEDIYLFPEPVSHLFKGYEKQIMGMQISLWTERVADEKRLDFMTFPRLTAMAESAWTPALRKDFSLFMQRLPYFLRYLDSLGIYYYNPFDRNYHAEPNAPEKEDVLQNG; via the coding sequence ATGAAAAAAAGACTTTGTTTATCTATCATGGCCGTAATGGCATTCGTGGCCGTAATGGCGCAGCAACCGCTGTTTCCCACCCCGGCATCTTACAAAAGCATGAAGAGCGAGTTTGGAATTGGAAGCAAGACTCTGATTGGGGGCAATCAGAAATATGCTGCAAAGCTGGCTTCTGAATTGTCGCTTCAGCTGAAAGAGTTTTTCACCCCTACCGCCCGTCCCAACACAATTACACTACTGCTCAACAAAGAATTGGGCATGCCCGAAGAGGGATATCAGCTTACCGTAAACGCCGATTCCATCATCCTGAAAGCATCTTCGGAGTCGGGACTCTACCATGGCAAGGAGGCGCTGATGCAGCTGGCTCGCTTCGGGAAGGGCAAGGTGAAATGTTGCAGGATTGACGACTCGCCACGCTACGAATGGCGCGGATTTATGCTCGACGAGAGCCGTCACTTCTTCGGAAAGGAGAAGGTAAAGCAGCTGCTCAACATCATGGCTTCACTCAGGCTCAACGTGTTTCACTGGCATCTAACGGATGAACCGGGCTGGCGCATTGAGATAAAAAAATACCCGAAGCTGACACAGATTGGGGCTGTGGGCAACTGGCACGACCCACTGGCGGCGCCAACCTTCTACACCCAGAAGGAGATAAAGGAAATTGTGGCCTATGCTGCCGAACGACACATCATGATTATCCCCGAATTCGACATGCCGGGGCACGCCACTGCCGCTTGCCGGGCATATCCCGAGCTTTCGGGCGGAGGCGAAGGCCGGTGGCAGCACTTCACCTTTCATCCTTGCAAGGAGGAGACTTACCAGTTTATCAGCGATGTGCTCGATGAAATAATTCAGCTGTTCCCCTCGCCCTACGTTCACCTGGGGGGAGACGAGGTGCATTTTGGCAACCAAAGCTGGTTTACCGACCCGGAAATACAGCGTTTTATCCAAGAAAAAAATCTAGTGAACGAAACAGGACTCGAGCATTACTTCATTCGCCGGGCAGCCGACCTGCTGGCTTCGAAAGGAAAGACCATGATTGGGTGGGACGAGATAGTGGATGCCGGCATTTCGCCCGACAAGGCCGTTGTAATGTGGTGGCGGCACGACCAGAGAAGTCAGCTGCTCAAGGCGCTGGAAAGGGGTTACCGCGTTATCCTTACGCCGAGAAGACCGCTGTATGGCGACTTCATTCAGGATGGAGCACACAAAACCGGTAGGCAGTGGGATGGCTACAATCCGATAGAGGACATCTACCTTTTCCCCGAACCTGTGTCGCACCTGTTCAAGGGCTACGAGAAGCAGATTATGGGGATGCAGATTTCCTTGTGGACAGAGAGGGTTGCCGACGAGAAACGGCTTGATTTTATGACCTTCCCCCGACTGACAGCCATGGCCGAGTCGGCCTGGACTCCTGCCCTGCGAAAGGATTTCAGTCTGTTTATGCAGCGTTTGCCCTACTTCTTACGGTACCTGGACTCGCTGGGCATTTACTACTATAATCCGTTCGACAGGAACTATCACGCTGAACCCAACGCTCCGGAGAAAGAGGATGTGTTGCAGAATGGGTAA
- a CDS encoding DUF4465 domain-containing protein yields the protein MNKSILLALTFLLLITNVINGQTVNGRTATFDNLSLDPESRWWGDNTSSNYQSVFQSGAYVFTNTLVESYKTWGGFAYSNLTSTSFEPSDFLNQQFRSAVGHGVDNSKNYAVVYTFGARTRVTISDMPNGEQISGFYISNSAWVKYVSEHGTGMNSTGQSDANTPFGVGDWYKITAKGSNGKSLDFYLADYRSENPDNHYTLDSWQWFDLRELGIVKYIDFKADGTRKNASGSTIPLYFCMDNFGGERNITPADKQNMHPNTSFTLSLGSLFNLISPASGSEIQYATSNPVYTITDAPNATYATATINADNLQINSASEGTTSLVVSRTVLGVTTFVRIPVDVTLSTELKQPKLQSIISPNPASTFTILSLSGNVTIYSINGVRVYENANYEANTLINVSSWANGVYFVRMNGQTIKLIKR from the coding sequence ATGAACAAAAGTATTTTACTAGCGCTAACATTTCTCTTATTAATCACAAATGTTATAAATGGACAGACGGTTAACGGCAGGACTGCAACTTTTGATAATTTGTCCCTCGACCCTGAAAGTCGCTGGTGGGGAGATAATACAAGTAGCAACTACCAATCTGTATTTCAAAGCGGAGCTTATGTGTTCACCAATACGCTGGTAGAGAGTTATAAAACCTGGGGAGGATTTGCCTATTCCAATCTCACATCAACTTCGTTTGAACCATCCGATTTTCTTAATCAACAGTTTCGGTCGGCAGTGGGACACGGAGTAGATAATTCTAAAAATTACGCAGTAGTATATACATTTGGAGCCAGAACACGAGTAACGATCTCAGACATGCCTAATGGAGAACAAATCAGCGGTTTTTATATTTCCAATTCTGCCTGGGTGAAGTATGTTTCCGAACATGGTACCGGAATGAATTCTACCGGACAATCGGATGCAAATACCCCATTTGGGGTAGGCGATTGGTACAAGATTACCGCTAAAGGCAGCAACGGCAAATCGCTGGATTTCTACCTTGCCGATTATCGTTCCGAGAATCCTGACAATCATTACACACTAGATTCCTGGCAATGGTTTGACCTTCGCGAACTCGGAATCGTGAAATACATTGATTTTAAAGCAGATGGCACGAGAAAGAATGCTTCAGGTTCCACTATCCCACTCTATTTTTGCATGGATAATTTTGGTGGAGAAAGAAATATAACTCCTGCTGATAAGCAGAATATGCATCCAAACACCTCGTTTACTTTATCGCTCGGTTCATTATTCAACCTTATTTCGCCAGCTTCCGGTTCAGAAATTCAGTATGCAACTTCAAATCCTGTATATACCATTACCGATGCACCCAATGCCACTTATGCCACAGCTACCATTAATGCAGATAACCTGCAGATAAATTCAGCTTCGGAAGGCACAACTTCGCTTGTTGTTAGCCGGACTGTTCTGGGTGTGACAACATTTGTCCGGATTCCGGTTGATGTTACACTCTCTACAGAGTTAAAACAACCAAAATTACAGAGTATTATTTCTCCGAATCCTGCTTCAACCTTTACCATTCTGAGCTTAAGCGGGAACGTAACAATCTACTCTATAAATGGGGTTAGAGTATATGAAAACGCCAATTACGAAGCCAATACGCTAATAAATGTGAGCAGTTGGGCAAATGGCGTGTACTTTGTAAGAATGAACGGGCAAACAATAAAATTAATAAAACGATAG
- a CDS encoding DUF2264 domain-containing protein — MPDFKIIRKILFICLLLSSLITWAQKPMSGKQERELWIKTMIRIAHPVVNNLAEGTLKKNMPYESLAGNTQRFSYLEAVGRTVCGIAPWLELGPDNTPEGQLREKYIKLVIKGLKNAVNPDSPDYLIFGVPSQPLVDAAFLAEGLLRAPKQLWGNLDKQTQERMIAELKSSRVIKPNESNWLLFASTVEAALLEFTGECDMNRLNYGVRKFRDLWYKGDALYGDGENFHMDYYNSFVIHPMLTDVLVVMKKHNIEGCDFLQTQTKRLSRYAEQLERFISPEGTYPVVGRSIVYRTGVFHSLAQASLMHLLPESVKPEQVRCALTQVIRNQFKSADNFDANGWLKIGFAGKQIKMSESYINTGSLYLCTTGFLSLGLPASDPFWSNPYAEWTSKKAWSGKEVKADHSL; from the coding sequence ATGCCTGATTTTAAAATCATCAGAAAAATACTTTTCATCTGCCTGCTGCTCTCTTCACTGATAACATGGGCGCAAAAACCTATGTCGGGAAAACAGGAACGTGAACTTTGGATAAAAACAATGATTCGCATTGCCCACCCGGTAGTGAACAACCTTGCCGAAGGAACCTTGAAAAAGAACATGCCTTACGAATCATTGGCGGGCAACACTCAACGTTTCTCTTACCTTGAAGCCGTAGGAAGAACCGTTTGCGGCATTGCCCCATGGCTTGAACTGGGTCCCGACAACACTCCGGAAGGACAGTTGCGCGAGAAATACATCAAGCTTGTCATAAAAGGGTTGAAAAATGCAGTAAATCCCGATTCTCCCGACTATCTGATTTTCGGAGTGCCATCGCAACCTCTGGTAGATGCGGCTTTCCTGGCCGAAGGACTGCTTCGTGCTCCGAAGCAACTGTGGGGAAATTTAGATAAGCAAACCCAGGAAAGGATGATTGCCGAGCTGAAAAGCAGTCGCGTGATAAAGCCCAACGAGAGCAACTGGCTTTTGTTTGCCTCAACCGTAGAGGCTGCCTTGCTCGAATTTACGGGCGAATGCGACATGAACCGTCTGAACTACGGTGTGCGTAAGTTCAGGGATTTGTGGTACAAAGGCGATGCTTTGTACGGTGATGGTGAAAACTTTCACATGGATTATTACAACAGCTTCGTGATACACCCTATGCTTACGGATGTGCTGGTAGTAATGAAAAAGCATAATATAGAAGGTTGTGATTTTCTGCAGACACAAACCAAACGTCTTTCTCGCTATGCAGAGCAGCTTGAACGCTTCATCTCTCCCGAAGGCACATATCCTGTTGTGGGACGCTCCATTGTTTACCGCACCGGAGTTTTCCATTCGCTGGCACAGGCCTCTTTGATGCATCTGCTGCCTGAATCAGTTAAACCGGAACAGGTTCGTTGCGCATTGACCCAAGTAATCCGCAATCAGTTTAAATCGGCCGATAACTTCGATGCAAACGGATGGTTGAAAATAGGGTTTGCCGGTAAACAAATCAAGATGTCCGAATCGTATATCAATACAGGCAGTCTGTACCTGTGCACAACCGGATTTCTATCTTTAGGCCTTCCTGCATCGGATCCCTTCTGGAGCAACCCGTATGCCGAATGGACCAGTAAAAAAGCGTGGAGCGGAAAAGAGGTAAAGGCAGACCATTCTCTATAA
- a CDS encoding tryptophanase, whose product MELPFAESWKIKMIEPIRKSTRQEREQWMKEAHYNVFQLSADRVYIDLLTDSGTGAMSDRQWAAMMVGDESYAGASSFYQMKDAVTRITGFEYVLPTHQGRGAENVLFSCLIKEGDICPGNSHFDTTKGHIEMRKAFAVDCTIDEAKNTQLEIPFKGNVDINKLEAVLKKDGDRVPFIIMTCTNNTSGGQPVSMRNLRETKALADKYGKKVIIDSARFAENAYFIKTREEGYADKSIKEICREMFSYAHCMTMSAKKDAIVNMGGFIATNVQEWYDAAKVKNIIFEGYITYGGMSGRDMNALAVGLDENTEFENLETRIKQVEYLGKKLDEYGIPYQRPTGGHAIFVDAPKVLTHVPKEQFPAQTLAVELYLEAGIRGCEIGYLLADRDPITRQNRFNGLDLLRLAIPRRVYTNNHMDVIAAALKNVFDRRESITKGMEIEWEAELMRHFTVKLKRAE is encoded by the coding sequence ATGGAATTACCATTTGCAGAATCATGGAAAATAAAAATGATTGAACCAATCAGAAAAAGCACTCGCCAGGAACGCGAACAATGGATGAAAGAGGCTCATTACAATGTATTTCAACTCAGTGCCGACCGGGTTTATATTGATTTACTAACCGACTCGGGCACTGGAGCTATGAGCGACAGGCAATGGGCAGCAATGATGGTGGGAGACGAAAGCTACGCAGGGGCATCTTCCTTCTATCAGATGAAAGATGCCGTGACACGCATCACCGGATTTGAGTACGTGCTACCCACACACCAGGGGCGAGGTGCCGAAAACGTGCTGTTCTCTTGCCTGATAAAAGAGGGGGATATCTGTCCGGGGAATTCACACTTCGACACCACGAAAGGACACATCGAAATGAGAAAGGCATTTGCAGTGGACTGTACCATTGACGAAGCGAAAAACACGCAGCTGGAGATTCCTTTCAAGGGGAACGTGGACATCAACAAGCTGGAGGCAGTGCTGAAAAAGGATGGAGACCGTGTGCCATTCATCATTATGACTTGTACAAACAATACTTCGGGCGGACAGCCGGTTTCTATGCGGAATCTGCGCGAGACAAAGGCGCTGGCCGATAAATATGGCAAGAAGGTGATTATAGACTCTGCCCGCTTTGCCGAGAATGCTTACTTTATTAAGACTCGCGAAGAGGGATACGCGGATAAGAGCATTAAGGAGATTTGCAGGGAGATGTTTTCGTATGCCCACTGCATGACAATGAGCGCCAAGAAGGATGCCATTGTGAACATGGGAGGCTTTATTGCAACAAACGTGCAGGAATGGTACGATGCAGCTAAGGTGAAGAATATTATTTTTGAAGGGTACATTACTTACGGAGGTATGAGCGGACGGGATATGAACGCACTGGCAGTGGGTCTGGACGAGAATACCGAGTTCGAGAACCTGGAAACCCGCATCAAACAAGTGGAGTACCTAGGCAAGAAACTGGACGAATACGGAATTCCTTACCAACGCCCCACAGGCGGACACGCCATCTTCGTAGATGCTCCGAAAGTGCTTACACACGTTCCGAAAGAGCAATTCCCGGCTCAAACACTAGCGGTAGAGCTCTACCTGGAGGCAGGAATCCGTGGATGCGAGATTGGTTACCTATTGGCAGACAGAGACCCAATTACGCGCCAGAACCGCTTCAACGGGCTCGACTTGCTGCGCCTTGCCATTCCACGCCGGGTATATACCAACAACCACATGGATGTAATTGCCGCTGCCCTGAAGAATGTATTCGACCGCCGCGAATCAATTACCAAAGGTATGGAGATTGAATGGGAAGCGGAGCTGATGAGGCATTTCACCGTTAAACTGAAACGGGCGGAATAG